In Carcharodon carcharias isolate sCarCar2 chromosome 3, sCarCar2.pri, whole genome shotgun sequence, a single window of DNA contains:
- the LOC121276549 gene encoding uncharacterized protein LOC121276549, giving the protein MPLGTGCMKLVSKEREWSMVISNLLLCAAALLATHRAHKVNLGSAAGFLMHACTGAVGIIHSYSKEPPPLLTISLQKVSWVSMVIGLPLVSFGFHWLSDDCVAANSAVACGILAAACCENMAEEGREAAVRLSIAAPILSVLTVCLFTVNLYGIVGSLAVCLAGMVAELQLDGPLGLKKMDVQNVLLTSGLMALQQALDTQQRAQAM; this is encoded by the exons ATGCCATTGGGGACGGGGTGTATGAAGTTAGTGTccaaagagagagaatggagcaTGGTGATCTCCAACCTCCTGCTGTGTGCAGCAGCATTGTTGGCCACTCATCGTGCCCATAAG GTGAACCTGGGCTCTGCCGCTGGCTTCCTTATGCATGCCTGCACAGGTGCTGTGGGCATCATCCACTCGTACAGCAAGGAGCCAcctcctctcctcaccatcaGCCTGCAAAAGGTGAGCTGGGTCTCCATGGTCATCGGGCTGCCTCTTGTTTCCTTTGGCTTCCACTGGCTCAGTGATGACTGTGTGGCCGCTAACTCAGCAGTGGCCTGCGGTATTCTTGCCGCAGCCTGCTGCGAGAATATGGCCGAAGAGGGTCGGGAGGCGGCAGTCAGACTGTCCATCGCTGCTCCTATCCTCTCTGTCCTGACTGTCTGCCTCTTCACCGTCAACCTGTATGGCATTGTAGGCAGCCTGGCCGTTTGTCTGGCTGGCATGGTGGCAGAGCTTCAGCTGGATGGTCCGCTGGGGCTGAAGAAAATGGATGTGCAGAATGTCCTGCTGACCTCTGGGCTCATGGCACTACAGCAAGCACTGGACACACAGCAGCGGGCACAGGcaatgtga